In Carettochelys insculpta isolate YL-2023 chromosome 11, ASM3395843v1, whole genome shotgun sequence, a genomic segment contains:
- the B3GAT3 gene encoding galactosylgalactosylxylosylprotein 3-beta-glucuronosyltransferase 3, with product MKVKLKNVFVVYFLVSVIGLMYALLQLGQPCDCSPHLRSASDLMHGKDKKISQLLSEVRRLQARGKGPEPEGQALPIIYAITPTYARLVQKAELVRLSQTFLHVKNFHWIVVEDSPVKTQLVSELLAQSGLRFTHLHTETPKEHKRKESDPSWLKPRGVEQRNLALQWLREHRELSEEGVVYFADDDNAYSLRLFDEMRSTKRVSVWPVGLVGGLRFERPLVEKGRVVAFYTAWKPNRPFPMDMAGFAIALQLLLANREARFDLQAERGYLESSLLQSLVSIEELEPRADNCTKVLVWHTRTEKPKMKQEEQLQKQGLGSDPNVEV from the exons ATGAAGGTGAAGCTGAAGAACGTGTTTGTTGTTTACTTCCTAGTGTCGGTGATCGGGCTCATGTAcgcgctgctgcagctgg GGCAGCCCTGCGACTGCTCCCCGCACCTGAGATCGGCCAGCGACCTCATGCATGGCAAGGACAAGAAGATCTCCCAGCTGCTGAGTGAGGTGAGGCGGTTGCAGGCACGAGgaaagggcccagagccagagGGACAGGCGCTGCCCATCATCTATGCCATCACACCCACCTATGCCAG GCTGGTGCAGAAGGCTGAGCTGGTGCGCCTCTCCCAGACCTTCCTGCACGTGAAGAACTTCCACTGGATCGTGGTGGAGGACTCCCCGGTGAAGACCCAGCTGGTGTCGGAGCTGCTGGCCCAGAGCGGCCTGCGTTTCACCCACCTGCACACAGAGACGCCCAAGGAGCACAAGCGGAAGGAGAGTGATCCCAGCTGGCTGAAGCCCCGGGGTGTGGAGCAGCGGAACCTGGCCCTGCAGTGGCTGCGGGAGCACCGGGAGCTCAGTGAGGAGGGGGTGGTTTACTTCGCCGACGACGACAACGCCTACAGCCTGCGCCTCTTCGACGAG ATGCGTTCCACCAAGCGTGTGTCAGTGTggccggtgggcctggtgggtggCCTGCGCTTCGAGCGCCCCCTGGTGGAGAAGGGCAGGGTGGTGGCCTTCTACACAGCCTGGAAGCCTAACCGCCCCTTCCCCATGGACATGGCCGGCTTCGCTATTGCTCTGCAACTGCTGCTGGCCAATCGGGAGGCCCGGTTTGACTTGCAGGCCGAGCGTGGCTACCTGGAGAGCAGCCTGCTGCAGTCACTGGTCTCCATCGAAGAGCTGGAGCCCCGTGCTGACAACTGCACCAAG GTTCTGGTCTGGCACACGCGGACGGAGAAGCCCAAAATgaagcaggaggagcagctgcagaagcaggggctgggctctgaCCCAAACGTGGAGGTGTGA
- the LOC142019271 gene encoding uncharacterized protein LOC142019271 — protein MTAELSSQRWLPMGLSATGMEPEMSTYSPFYPPCSMEAGEPANTQGSYVALGQPSWSLEGNPARQGQLPRPAGGSYGLWPQRIEPAPRRLDPFAQAFPNPPFGNPWVLGTQAARSQGCSLQEILAQHSPATPQEGYPPGSPLLPQLLGSQLEGSGPPLPYCSLPARQVQGRGGYGQAHRDAPLPCFYQENQPANCSPPGGCPGPAPQGLTGPELYPGLLGAPDWPPDATPSLCCYQDTECDCKGLEYLPAGFAPWPEASPGEPQSEVSAARLGREQSSSPAGCTAGPQVSGNSLACSYRGTPYWSRLLQARDPPHYTPPPMLNPLRRGTGLFAELGTSLGGGSPNPLQQLDTPQINVGPAFQPALPVLRDPQLARLDPPRADLAWRPWPGLEQDAETQRQVETLLDVACSSALPGGGTNQELALHCLCHAGGNVVVALETLLLQTPLWPKSHPLATYHYTGSDVWSPHERRLFSKAFALHRKDFAQIQRAVPSKQLAQCVEFYYLHKSRLRRSHRRSDAGPEMGASVGRAGPGQPPPPLEVPQDSPPGASFPCKRCGKMFHKIKSRNAHMKIHRQQDDWEGQGGLEPGALPAPHGGCPPWANTEPPKPAAEALTCPGLGLLYGRDMEQLFM, from the exons ATGACGGCTGAGCTCTCTTCCCAgcgctgg CTCCCTATGGGACTCAGCGCCACAGGGATGGAGCCGGAGATGAGCACCTACAGCCCCTTCTATCCCCCTTGCAGCATGGAGGCGGGCGAGCCTGCCAACACCCAGGGGTCGTACGTGGCCCTgggccagcccagctggagcttggAGGGGAACCCAGCccggcagggccagctgcccaggccagccGGGGGTTCCTATGGGCTTTGGCCCCAGAGGATTGAGCCAGCCCCCCGCAGGCTGGACCCCTTTGCCCAAGCCTTCCCCAACCCACCTTTCGGGAACCCCTGGGTACTGGGGACCCAGGCAGcccggagccagggctgcagcctgcaggagatACTAGCCCAgcactcccctgccaccccccaggaGGGGTACCCCCccggcagccccctgctgccgcaactccttggcagccagctggagggctcTGGGCCCCCTCTGCCTTactgcagcctcccagccaggcaggtgcagggcagaggtggctACGGGCAGGCGCACAGGGACGCCCCCCTGCCGTGCTTCTACCAGGAGAACCAGCCTGCTAACTGCAGCCCCCCGGGAGGCTGCCCGGGGCCCG ctccccaggggctcACAGGCCCTGAGCTGTACCCTGGACTCCTGGGGGCCCCAGACTGGCCGCCTGATGCTactcccagcctctgctgctacCAG GACACTGAGTGCGACTGCAAGGGGCTGGAGTATCTCCCTGCTGGTTTTGCCCCATGGCCGGAAGCCTCCCCTGGAGAGCCACAGTCCGAAGTctctgctgccaggctgggacgTGAGCAGAGCTCCTCGCCAGCAGGCTGCACTGCCGGCCCCCAG gtTTCTGGGAACTCGTTGGCCTGCAGCTACCGGGGTACCCCGTATTGGAGCCGGCTGCTCCAGGCCAGGGATCCCCCCCACTACACTCCGCCCCCCATGCTCAACCCGCTGCGCCGAGGCACagggctgtttgcagagctgggcacctCGCTGGGTG GTggcagccccaaccccctccagcaACTGGACACCCC GCAGATAAACGTGGGCCCCGCGTTCCAGCCGGCGCTGCCCGTGCTGCGGGACCCCCAGCTGGCTCGGCTGGACCCCCCGCGGGCTGACCTGGCCTGGAGGCCCTGGCCCGGGCTGGAGCAGGATGCAGAGACCCAGCGCCAAG TGGAGACACTGCTGGATGTGGCTTGCTCCAGCGCCCTCCCTGGGGGTGGCACCAACCAGGAGCTGGCACTGCACTGCCTGTGCCACGCTGGCGGGAACGTCGTG GTTGCCTTGGAGACTCTGCTGCTGCAAACCCCCCTGTGGCCCAAATCCCACCCTCTGGCCACTTACCACTACACAG GCAGTGACGTGTGGAGCCCCCATGAGCGCCGCCTCTTCTCCAAAGCCTTCGCCCTGCACAGGAAGGACTTTGCTCAGATCCAGCGGGCG GTGCCCTCCAAGCAGCTGGCCCAGTGTGTGGAGTTCTATTACCTGCACAAGAGCCGGCTGCGGCGCAGTCACAGACGCAGCGATGCAGGGCCGGAGATGGGCGCCAGCGTGGGCAGGGCTGGCCCGGGGCAG cccccacctcccctggaaGTGCCTCAGGACTCGCCTCCCGGCGCCAGCTTCCCCTGCAAACGCTGCGGCAA GATGTTCCACAAGATCAAGAGCCGGAACGCCCACATGAAGATCCATCGGCAACAGGAcgactgggaggggcagggggggctggaaCCTGGAGCTCTCCCTGCCCCGCATGGCGGGTGCCCCCCTTGGGCTAACACAGAGCCGCCCAAGCCTGCTGCTGAGGCCCtgacctgccctgggctggggctcctctATGGAAGGGATATGGAGCAGCTCTTCATGTGA